The following are from one region of the Polaribacter marinaquae genome:
- a CDS encoding arsenate reductase family protein produces MRKVYFLQTCDTCKRILKEVNTDGFERQEIKGNPVNVAQLEEMHKLAGSYEALFNKRAKLYKAMDLKNQEISEADYRQYILDEYTFLKRPVFIVDNEIFIGNSKKVVAELKEKIG; encoded by the coding sequence ATGAGAAAAGTCTATTTTTTACAAACTTGTGATACTTGTAAACGTATTTTAAAAGAGGTAAATACAGATGGTTTTGAGCGACAAGAAATAAAAGGAAATCCTGTAAATGTTGCGCAATTAGAAGAAATGCACAAGCTTGCGGGTAGTTATGAGGCGTTGTTTAATAAACGTGCGAAATTATATAAAGCTATGGATTTAAAAAATCAGGAAATTTCTGAGGCAGATTACAGGCAATATATTTTAGATGAATATACTTTTTTAAAACGACCTGTTTTTATTGTTGATAACGAAATTTTTATTGGAAATAGTAAAAAAGTGGTTGCAGAATTAAAAGAGAAGATTGGTTAA
- a CDS encoding DUF4252 domain-containing protein, producing MKNIATILFAFIITATSAQDAAFEKFYKSNKEKSTFSINLSASLAGSFLDDEDDSDLMNVIKKSSDFKLMVFNNDDYTVAKGFKKFKRRNNLKTYVRVKDNGSKAELYFVEKNNLIREIIIRANSNNDKLVLFGLKTKITKEELAAMISSSNIEVTSR from the coding sequence ATGAAAAATATAGCCACAATTCTTTTCGCTTTTATTATTACAGCAACTTCGGCACAAGATGCCGCTTTCGAAAAATTTTATAAATCAAATAAAGAGAAATCTACTTTTTCTATAAATTTATCTGCATCCTTGGCAGGTTCATTTTTAGATGATGAAGATGATAGCGATTTAATGAATGTTATTAAAAAATCGAGCGATTTTAAACTTATGGTTTTTAATAATGATGATTATACTGTTGCAAAAGGCTTTAAAAAGTTTAAAAGAAGAAATAATTTAAAAACCTATGTTCGAGTTAAAGACAATGGTAGTAAAGCAGAATTGTATTTTGTAGAAAAAAACAATCTTATTAGAGAAATTATAATTAGAGCAAACAGTAATAACGATAAATTAGTGTTATTCGGTTTAAAAACTAAAATTACTAAAGAAGAATTAGCAGCAATGATATCATCTTCAAACATAGAAGTAACATCTAGATAA
- a CDS encoding glycosyltransferase family 4 protein, whose amino-acid sequence MKPILIHTHFHKRRTGVTRSIENVLPFFSDTYETYLYGYGAKGTHIKTKELRKLLFSDREVVVHCHRNNEIMRMLFFRFLGAKFKLVATRHAETVPSGLTMKLLKKADKVVTLINSMSQKLGIKNTVVGHGVDVDYFKPKENVTLKNIKQDHIILCAGRVRKAKGQVTLLKAAKILKNHKNWALVIVGKVDKPAFLEELQQIAKEQKVNEQVYFVNETPDILSYYQASKIAVVPSFSEGFSLVTAEAMSCGCSVIATKEVGVHSSLIENTKNGYLFASGNSSELEKLLESSINGELPLLGKQAREEILKNWSALKEAENLIKVYQN is encoded by the coding sequence TTGAAACCAATTTTAATACATACACATTTTCATAAACGCAGAACTGGTGTTACAAGAAGTATAGAAAATGTTTTACCTTTTTTTTCTGATACATACGAAACGTATCTATACGGATATGGTGCAAAAGGCACACATATTAAGACCAAAGAGCTAAGAAAGTTATTGTTTTCTGATAGAGAAGTTGTTGTGCATTGTCATCGTAATAACGAAATTATGCGTATGCTTTTTTTTAGGTTTTTGGGCGCAAAATTTAAATTAGTAGCAACAAGACATGCAGAAACTGTTCCTTCTGGTTTAACAATGAAACTGCTAAAAAAAGCAGATAAAGTTGTTACTTTGATAAATAGTATGAGTCAAAAATTGGGTATTAAAAATACAGTTGTTGGTCACGGAGTAGATGTAGATTATTTTAAGCCTAAAGAAAATGTTACTTTAAAAAATATAAAACAAGATCATATTATTTTATGTGCAGGTAGAGTTAGAAAAGCCAAAGGACAAGTAACATTGCTAAAAGCTGCTAAAATTTTAAAAAATCATAAAAACTGGGCTTTGGTAATAGTGGGTAAAGTAGATAAACCTGCATTTTTAGAAGAATTACAACAAATTGCAAAAGAGCAAAAGGTTAACGAACAAGTTTATTTTGTTAACGAAACTCCAGATATATTATCATATTATCAAGCATCAAAAATAGCAGTTGTACCAAGTTTTTCTGAAGGATTTTCTTTGGTAACCGCAGAGGCAATGTCATGCGGATGTTCTGTTATTGCAACAAAAGAAGTAGGCGTACATTCATCATTAATAGAAAACACAAAAAATGGTTATTTGTTTGCCTCAGGTAATAGCAGCGAATTAGAAAAACTACTTGAAAGTTCTATAAACGGAGAATTACCACTTTTAGGTAAACAAGCAAGAGAAGAGATTTTAAAAAACTGGAGTGCCTTAAAAGAAGCAGAAAACCTTATAAAAGTATATCAGAATTAG
- a CDS encoding thymidine kinase gives MFLENTVNHTEQFGWIEVICGSMFSGKTEELIRRLKRAQFAKQRVEIFKPAVDTRYDDEEVVSHNDNRIRSTPVPASANIRLLANNVDVVGIDEAQFFDDEIVAVCNDLANRGIRVIVAGLDMDFKGNPFGPMPALMATAEYVTKVHAVCTHTGNLAHYSFRKAKNDNIVMLGETQEYEPLSRAAYYKALQKQQQEVVSATEKDSATKDSD, from the coding sequence ATGTTTCTTGAAAATACAGTAAATCATACAGAACAATTTGGTTGGATAGAAGTAATATGCGGCTCTATGTTTTCTGGTAAAACAGAAGAACTTATTAGACGTTTAAAACGTGCACAGTTTGCAAAACAGCGTGTAGAAATTTTTAAACCAGCTGTAGATACTCGTTATGACGATGAAGAAGTTGTATCGCATAACGATAATAGAATTAGATCTACACCCGTACCTGCATCTGCAAATATTAGACTTTTAGCCAATAATGTAGATGTTGTTGGTATAGATGAAGCACAGTTTTTTGATGATGAAATTGTTGCGGTTTGTAACGATTTAGCAAATAGAGGAATTCGTGTAATTGTTGCTGGTTTAGATATGGATTTTAAAGGAAATCCTTTCGGACCAATGCCTGCGTTAATGGCAACTGCAGAATACGTAACTAAAGTGCATGCAGTCTGCACGCATACAGGTAATTTAGCGCATTACAGTTTTAGAAAGGCTAAAAACGACAACATTGTAATGTTAGGTGAAACGCAAGAATATGAACCGTTAAGTCGAGCGGCTTATTACAAAGCATTACAAAAGCAACAACAAGAAGTTGTATCTGCTACAGAAAAAGATTCTGCTACAAAAGATTCTGACTAA
- the alr gene encoding alanine racemase, which yields MNNHVTVLEIDGTALDHNLNYFKQKINPETKILAVVKAFGYGSDGVQVAKHLEDKVDYFAVAYTHEGIALREANISKPILVLHPQIPNLKEVVSYRLEPNLYNFKIFNAFLKLADEAPLMNYPIHIKFNTGLNRLGFWHTDIPAIISDLKKTNHIKVQSLFSHLAASEDLEEQEFSINQINNFAYIAQQFYKHLGYEPLLHILNTSGVVNYAKAQFDMVRVGIGLYGFGNDDKETAALKNTHNLTSIISQIHTINPGETVGYNRAFVAKRPTKTATVPIGHADGLSRKIGNKKGYVLINNQKAPIIGNVCMDMIMVDVTKINCNEGDAVIIFNNQQMIQHIANVSETIVYETLTAISQRVKKVLKK from the coding sequence ATGAATAACCACGTAACCGTTTTAGAGATTGATGGTACTGCTTTAGACCATAATCTTAATTATTTTAAACAAAAAATTAATCCAGAAACAAAAATCTTAGCAGTAGTTAAAGCTTTTGGTTACGGTAGCGATGGCGTACAAGTTGCAAAGCATTTAGAGGATAAAGTAGATTATTTTGCTGTAGCTTACACGCACGAAGGTATTGCTTTAAGAGAAGCCAATATTTCTAAACCTATTTTAGTTTTACATCCGCAGATACCAAATTTAAAAGAGGTTGTTTCTTATCGATTAGAACCAAACTTATACAATTTTAAAATATTTAATGCATTTTTAAAGTTAGCAGACGAAGCTCCTTTAATGAATTATCCTATTCATATTAAATTTAACACAGGTTTAAATAGGTTGGGTTTTTGGCACACAGATATTCCTGCTATAATTTCTGATTTAAAGAAAACAAATCATATTAAAGTACAATCTTTATTTTCTCATTTAGCAGCAAGTGAAGATCTAGAAGAACAAGAGTTTAGCATTAACCAAATAAACAACTTTGCATATATTGCCCAACAATTTTACAAGCATTTAGGCTACGAACCCTTATTACATATATTAAATACTTCTGGCGTTGTAAATTATGCAAAAGCACAATTTGATATGGTTAGAGTTGGTATTGGTTTGTACGGTTTTGGTAATGATGATAAAGAAACTGCAGCATTAAAAAACACTCACAATTTAACATCTATAATATCTCAAATACACACAATTAATCCAGGAGAAACAGTAGGTTACAATAGAGCATTTGTGGCAAAAAGACCAACTAAAACTGCAACTGTACCTATTGGGCACGCAGATGGTTTGTCTAGAAAAATTGGCAATAAAAAAGGATATGTTTTAATTAACAACCAAAAAGCACCTATTATAGGTAACGTCTGTATGGATATGATAATGGTTGATGTAACTAAAATTAATTGTAATGAAGGTGATGCAGTTATAATATTTAATAATCAACAAATGATACAACATATTGCCAACGTTTCTGAAACAATTGTTTATGAAACTTTGACTGCAATCTCTCAACGTGTTAAAAAAGTGTTAAAGAAATAA
- the mscL gene encoding large conductance mechanosensitive channel protein MscL, with protein MLKEFKDFAMKGNLVDIAVGFVMGAAFKQVVTSFTGGIVSPLIGLIFNADLKDLKYIVKDGVADETGKVVGEVAVLYGDFLTNVIDFIIVAFVMFLIVKGLNNLKKKEEPAPAPAPAGPSQEELLEQIRDLLAKK; from the coding sequence ATGCTTAAAGAATTTAAAGACTTTGCAATGAAGGGAAACCTTGTTGACATTGCAGTAGGTTTTGTTATGGGTGCAGCTTTTAAACAAGTTGTTACTTCTTTTACTGGTGGAATTGTTTCACCTTTAATTGGTCTAATTTTCAATGCCGATTTAAAAGACTTAAAATATATAGTTAAAGACGGTGTTGCAGATGAAACTGGTAAAGTTGTTGGTGAAGTTGCTGTATTATACGGAGACTTTTTAACAAACGTAATTGACTTTATTATTGTTGCCTTTGTAATGTTCTTAATTGTAAAAGGTTTAAATAACTTAAAGAAAAAAGAAGAACCAGCTCCAGCTCCGGCACCAGCAGGACCTTCTCAAGAAGAATTATTAGAGCAAATTAGAGATTTGTTAGCTAAGAAATAA
- the aat gene encoding leucyl/phenylalanyl-tRNA--protein transferase, translating into MIWLTDKIDFPDYKYTTKEGIIALGGDLSEKRLIFAYQNGIFPWFSDDDPIVWYCPYDRMVLFPEDLKVSKSMRKILNKNKFTITENKAFAEVIYNCKNIDRKDDLGTWITNDMEQAYINLHKIGFAKSIEVWLDNELVGGLYGVEVNGVFCGESMFSKVSNASKLAFIYLVQTKKYKLIDCQVYNNHLASLGAKEIDRALFLSILKEK; encoded by the coding sequence ATGATTTGGCTTACAGATAAAATTGATTTTCCTGATTATAAATATACCACAAAAGAGGGCATAATTGCTTTGGGAGGAGATTTATCTGAAAAAAGATTAATTTTCGCTTATCAAAACGGAATTTTCCCTTGGTTTTCTGATGATGATCCAATTGTTTGGTATTGTCCTTATGATAGAATGGTGCTTTTTCCAGAAGATTTAAAAGTATCCAAATCCATGAGAAAAATACTCAATAAAAATAAATTTACAATTACCGAGAATAAAGCTTTTGCAGAGGTAATTTATAATTGTAAAAATATTGATAGAAAAGATGATCTTGGTACTTGGATTACTAATGATATGGAACAAGCTTACATAAATTTGCATAAAATAGGTTTTGCAAAATCGATAGAAGTTTGGTTAGATAACGAATTAGTAGGTGGTTTATATGGTGTAGAGGTTAACGGCGTATTTTGTGGTGAAAGTATGTTTAGTAAAGTGTCTAATGCATCTAAATTGGCTTTTATTTACTTGGTGCAAACTAAAAAATACAAGCTAATTGATTGCCAAGTTTATAACAATCATTTGGCAAGTTTAGGTGCTAAAGAAATTGATAGGGCTTTATTTTTATCAATATTAAAAGAAAAATAA